A window from Acropora palmata chromosome 14, jaAcrPala1.3, whole genome shotgun sequence encodes these proteins:
- the LOC141865454 gene encoding U6 snRNA-associated Sm-like protein LSm4 — MVLPLSLLRTAQNHPMLVELKNGETYNGHLVSCDNWMNINLREVICTSRDGDRFWRIPECYVRGSNIKYLRIPDEVIDMVKDEMVKQGKSRGTGRPGRGGRGRGGGGGGGAGGRGGSFGGRGGGRGGAQKRNRDDNAGK; from the exons ATGGTG CTACCTCTTTCACTCTTAAGGACGGCGCAAAACCATCCCATG CTGgttgaattaaaaaatggAGAAACTTACAATGGCCATCTTGTCAGCTGTGATAACTGGATGAATATAAATCTGAGAGAGGTTATCTGTACTTCCAGG GACGGTGACAGGTTTTGGAGAATACCAGAATGTTATGTCAGGGGAAGTAACATAAAATATCTTAGGATTCCAGATGAG GTAATTGATATGGTAAAAGATGAAATGGTAAAGCAAGGAAAGAGCAGGGGCACAGGAAGACCAG GGCGTGGTGGCCGTGGTcgtgggggtgggggtgggggtggaGCCGGAGGAAGAGGTGGATCATTTGGAGGGCGTGGTGGGGGCAGGGGAGGGGCTCAAAAGAGAAACAGAGATGATAACGCAGGAAAGTGA